The Sphingomonas sp. genome contains a region encoding:
- a CDS encoding methyl-accepting chemotaxis protein: MNRRPGQWSGSARSLSEHRQDYDWDQSLLGSCAEIAILLDDQHEAISRRCQQHLLRNRMSSQMRSEIDTEAHVVEGARYDRTKFEQPFSEEWAQMVCDYAARTYLMGVPLPVLISHFAFAHSQTLDVLRQKVDGDLDRYARLSDAVQRLAMAEVDLMAAHLGARDAASVHDERRARSDQFRASIAESIEGATMLGNRIRVQAQGASSAARGMLGKASEVAAAAEQSAVAMREAAMTAAGLIRAIEDARTEVEAAAGIATRASGQASEAVGMSEMLSEHAKSIESILGLIRDIAGQTNLLALNATIEAARAGDAGRGFAVVAQEVKSLASQTARATDDIAAKIAAIQSATRSTVETNASIRATVSEVQDSANRIRTAMEVQAQTVTAITAAVDETALAADSMSATIGAIREDTKSVTSEIDTLQHDVTEVDDRLNQLRAAADEFSTAVAA; the protein is encoded by the coding sequence ATGAACCGCAGACCGGGACAGTGGAGCGGCAGCGCGCGCTCGCTGAGCGAGCACCGCCAGGACTATGACTGGGACCAATCGCTGCTCGGCAGCTGTGCCGAGATCGCGATACTCCTCGACGATCAGCACGAGGCGATCTCGCGCCGCTGTCAGCAGCATCTTCTGCGCAACCGCATGAGCAGCCAGATGCGTTCCGAGATCGATACCGAGGCGCATGTCGTGGAAGGCGCGCGCTACGACCGGACAAAATTCGAGCAGCCGTTCAGCGAGGAATGGGCGCAGATGGTCTGCGACTATGCCGCACGTACCTATCTGATGGGTGTGCCGCTGCCGGTGCTGATTTCGCACTTCGCCTTTGCCCATAGCCAGACGCTCGACGTGCTGCGGCAGAAGGTTGATGGCGATCTGGATCGCTATGCGCGGCTGAGCGATGCGGTGCAGCGGCTGGCGATGGCCGAGGTGGATCTGATGGCGGCGCATCTCGGCGCGCGCGACGCCGCGTCGGTCCATGACGAACGCCGCGCCCGCTCGGACCAGTTCCGTGCGAGCATCGCCGAATCGATCGAAGGCGCGACGATGCTGGGCAATCGCATCCGGGTGCAGGCGCAGGGCGCCTCCAGCGCGGCGCGCGGCATGCTGGGCAAGGCTAGCGAAGTCGCGGCGGCGGCCGAGCAGTCGGCCGTGGCGATGCGCGAGGCGGCGATGACCGCGGCGGGCCTGATCCGCGCGATCGAGGATGCGCGCACCGAAGTGGAGGCGGCGGCTGGCATCGCCACGCGCGCTTCCGGCCAGGCGAGCGAGGCGGTGGGGATGAGCGAGATGCTCTCCGAGCACGCCAAGTCGATCGAATCGATCCTCGGCCTGATCCGCGACATTGCCGGGCAGACCAACCTGCTGGCGCTCAACGCGACGATCGAGGCGGCGCGGGCAGGGGACGCCGGGCGGGGCTTTGCGGTGGTGGCGCAGGAAGTGAAGAGCCTCGCCAGCCAGACCGCCCGCGCCACCGACGACATCGCCGCCAAGATCGCCGCGATCCAATCGGCGACGCGCTCTACGGTGGAGACCAACGCTTCGATACGCGCGACCGTCTCCGAAGTGCAGGACAGCGCCAACCGCATCCGCACCGCGATGGAAGTCCAGGCGCAGACGGTGACCGCGATCACCGCGGCGGTGGACGAAACCGCGCTGGCGGCGGACTCCATGTCCGCGACGATTGGTGCGATCCGCGAGGACACCAAGAGCGTCACCAGCGAGATCGACACGCTCCAGCACGACGTGACGGAGGTCGACGACCGGCTGAACCAGTTGCGCGCGGCGGCGGACGAGTTCTCGACGGCGGTGGCGGCCTGA
- a CDS encoding TetR/AcrR family transcriptional regulator, with translation MPPVKRAQTMAENRARLLAAARHAFATQGFADASMDELTAAAGLTRGALYHHFGDKKGLLAAVVAQIDDEMAARAREAARGQPDEWGALIIEGTAYIEMALDPEIRRIVLLDGPAFLGDPSQWPSQNACLDLTQQSLARLASEGLLKPVDVEAAARLLNGAALNAALWVAASDTPAATLPKAIAAFKAMAAGLLAEAG, from the coding sequence ATGCCTCCCGTTAAACGTGCGCAGACCATGGCGGAGAACCGCGCGAGGCTCCTGGCCGCCGCACGCCACGCCTTTGCCACGCAAGGCTTCGCGGATGCGTCGATGGACGAACTGACTGCCGCTGCCGGGCTGACGCGCGGCGCGCTCTATCACCATTTCGGCGACAAGAAGGGGCTGCTCGCTGCCGTCGTGGCGCAGATCGACGACGAGATGGCGGCGCGCGCGCGGGAAGCGGCGCGGGGCCAGCCGGACGAGTGGGGGGCGCTCATCATCGAAGGCACCGCTTATATCGAGATGGCGCTCGATCCGGAGATCCGCCGCATCGTGCTGCTCGATGGTCCCGCCTTTCTCGGGGACCCCTCGCAGTGGCCGAGTCAGAATGCCTGCCTGGACCTCACGCAGCAAAGCCTTGCGCGGCTCGCATCGGAGGGACTGCTCAAGCCGGTTGATGTCGAGGCGGCGGCGCGGCTGCTGAACGGCGCGGCGTTGAATGCGGCGCTGTGGGTCGCGGCGAGCGACACGCCAGCGGCGACGCTGCCCAAGGCGATCGCGGCGTTCAAGGCAATGGCCGCCGGGTTGCTGGCCGAGGCTGGTTAG
- a CDS encoding RidA family protein, with product MPRDAVHLESRHDLYDKHGYSPAIRSGDLLFVSGQVGSGLDGEPVPGFENQVRQAFCNLEAVLAAAGCSFDDVVDVMTFHTDPETQFPTIMACKADAFPQAPYPSWTALGVTWLAGFDFEIKVVARIPAA from the coding sequence ATGCCCCGCGACGCCGTCCACCTCGAAAGCCGCCATGACCTGTACGACAAGCATGGTTATTCGCCCGCGATCCGGAGCGGGGATCTTCTCTTCGTCTCGGGACAGGTCGGCAGCGGCCTCGATGGCGAGCCGGTGCCGGGTTTCGAGAATCAGGTTCGGCAGGCGTTTTGCAACCTGGAAGCGGTGCTGGCCGCGGCAGGGTGCAGCTTCGACGACGTCGTCGATGTGATGACCTTCCACACCGATCCGGAAACGCAATTCCCGACGATCATGGCGTGCAAGGCCGATGCCTTCCCACAGGCCCCCTACCCCAGCTGGACCGCGCTGGGCGTCACCTGGCTCGCCGGGTTCGACTTCGAGATCAAGGTCGTCGCGCGCATCCCCGCGGCCTGA